DNA sequence from the Streptomyces cinnabarinus genome:
GACGTAGGGAGTGAAGTCGGCACCGGCGACCGGTGTCGACAGATAGGCGTAACTCTCGCCGACGGTGGGGGAGTTGTCCTCGAAAGGCACCCCGCCGTCGAGATAGCCGAAGGGTCCGGCGAGCCCGGCCGCCGTGACCTCCGCCCGCATTCCGTCGGCGCTGCCGGCGTAGCCGCCCTCGACCGGGTACTTCAGCCCGGCCTCGGGACGCGCGTAGGTGTAGGCGTCCACCTGCGGGATGTCGTAGGTCTGCTCGTAGGCGACCAGGGCGGCCATCTCGGCCGATCCGGCCGCGAACGGGTTGTCGCTGGGCAGGACGACCGCCTGGAACTTCGCCCGGGGCCGGCCGTCGACGGTGTCCGCGAGCAGCTCCGCGTCGATCACCGGCCGGTCGGCCCGAGTGAGGTCGATCTCGGTGTACGGGGTTCCCGCCACCTCCAGTTCGGCGGCTATCGCGTCCGTCGACGGACCGCCGTCGCTGACGACCAGTACCCGCAGATCGATACGGGGTCTGGTGTCGGCCTGAGCCGCCCCGGCCGGCAGGCCGAGCGCGGCGATGAGCGCGCCCACCGTCAGAGCGGTGGTGCATAAGATCCGCTTCATGCGGTTCTGTCCCCTCCCCGGGCAGGGGTGGGTACTGCTCGCAACGAGCGGACGCACCCCCTTGCGCGACGCCGAGCCCCCCTCAGTAGCCGGTCGTCGACGCATCCGTCGCGTCACATGGTGGTGTCTGTGTGTAGCTTTCGTGGTCATCTTGCGAAACATGACGGAAAAGTGCAGGTGTCCAACTGGTCGCTTCCGGGCGGGACATGACGTGCGGGGGTCCGGTCGAGGAAGGCCGGCGCGGCGGCGCGAAGTGCCCGGAGCGCTGGCCGGGGGCCTGCACGGCACACCGGCGGGCCACTGGGGCCCGCCGGTGTTCTTCCGGAGGTCTGGACCACGCGGGGAGGGCGGCCACAGACCGGTTTCAGGTCAACCGTGGCCCGTCAGGCGCACAGGACCCGTGTCTCGGGGGTGTAGGCCGGACCGCCGCTGACGCTCGTGCGGTCGCTGAACTCGGCGTAGTAGTACGAGTAGAAGCCGATGTTGCCGTTGCAGCCGGAGTCGGCGGCGATCTGGAGGGTCAGGGTGACGGTGCGGCTCTGACCGGGCGGGATCGTGGCGCCGTAGTTCGCGCCGAGGTTGGCGGGGCCGGTGCCGGAACAGGGGGTGGGGCCCGCGGCGGTGGCCAGAGTGCACGACGTGAAGCTGTACTTCAGGTCAGGTCGCTGCGTGGTGAGCCACGTCGGGTCGATCGTCTGGTAGACGAACCAGATGTCGTAGGTGGCGTTGTTGGTGAGCGTCATCGACAGGTTCACCGTGCCGCCGGGCGTGGTGGTCGCGCTGTCGGAGCTGAACGTCAGGGTGGCCGGGGCGGGTTCGGCCGCGCTCGCGCTGGGGGCGAGGCCGAACGCGGCGAGCAGCAGAGCGAGGACGGCGGTGAGACCGAGACGTCTCATCAGAGGTGATCGCATGGCCCGGGAGGCTAGGCGCGCGCCGTCCGCCCGTCTGCATCATCGGAGCCGGAACGACCGGAAGTGATCCTGGCGTGATGGATTCGTGTGGGCGGCGTGAAGTGGGGCTACGGGTGTGGGGCCGCCCGGGGCGCTTCTCGCCCGCTCCGATGTTGATTGGCGCGTATCCCGAGGGTGCCGAAGGCTGCTCCCTACTTAATGAAAGGTGAAAGAAAAGTCGTGACGGAGTTATTGACCGGACCGCAGATCGAGCGGCAGGGTTCCCGAGAGCGCGCTCACCCCTCTGTCAACTCTCGTTCCGAGGAGCCTTTTTATGCCCGCACTCGGCCCACCCCACAGACGCTCCCTCGTTGCCGCGCTCGTCCTCGCCCTGGCGGCGGCCCTGCTCGCCGTCCTGCCCGCACCGCGTGCCGCCGCGGCGCCGACCCTGCTCTCCCAGGGCAAGCCGGTCACGGCCTCCAGCACGGAGAACGCCGGCACGCCCGCCACGGCCGCGGTCGACGGCGACACCGGCACCCGCTGGTCCAGCGCCTTCGCCGACCCGCAGTGGATCCGCGTCGACCTCGGCGCATCCGCCGCGCTCAGCCAGGTCGAACTGCGCTGGGAGACCGCCCACGCCTCGGCCTACCGCATCGAGATCTCCCAGAACGGCACCGACTGGTCGACGGCCTACTCCACCACGACCAGCACGGGCGGCACCGAGACCCTGAACGTCTCCGGCACCGCCCGCTACGTCCGGGTCTTCGGCACCGCCCGCGCCACCGGATGGGGCTACTCCCTCTGGGAGTTCAAGGTCTACGGCACCCAGGACGGCGGCCCCACCATCCCCGGCGGCGGTGACCTCGGCCCGAACGTCCATGTCTTCGACCCCTCCACGCCCGGCATCCAGGCCAAGCTGGACGAGGTGTTCCGGCAGCAGGAGTCGGCCCAGTTCGGCAGCGGCCGGCACGCGTTCCTGTTCAAGCCCGGCACCTACAACGGCCTCAACGCCCAGATCGGCTTCTACACCCAGATCGCCGGACTCGGGCTCAAGCCCGACGACACCCTGATCAACGGTGACATCACCGTCGACGCGGGCTGGTTCAACGGCAACGCCACCCAGAACTTCTGGCGTTCGGCGGAGAACCTCGCGGTCAACCCGGTCAACGGCACCGACCGCTGGGCGGTCTCCCAGGCGTCCTCCTTCCGCCGGATGCACGTCAAGGGCGGCCTCAACCTCTCACCGGACGGCTACGGTTGGGCGAGCGGCGGCTACATCGCCGACTCCAAGGTCGACGGCCAGGTCGGCAACTACTCGCAGCAGCAGTGGTACACCCGGGACAGCTCCATCGGCGGCTGGTCCAACTCGGTGTGGAACCAGGTCTTCTCCGGCACGGTCGGCGCCCCGGCGACCGGCTTCCCAGAGCCGAAGTACACCACCCTGGCGAACACGCCCGTATCGCGCGAGAAGCCGTTCCTGTACCTCGACGGCAACGAGTACAAGGTGTTCGCGCCCGCCCTGCGCACCAACGCGCGCGGCACGAGCTGGGAGAGCGGCACCCCGCAGGGCCAGTCCGTCCCGCTGAGCAACTTCTACGTCGTCAAGCCGGGAGCCAGCGCGGCCACCATCAACCAGGCCGTGAGCCAGGGCCTGCACCTGCTGTTCACACCCGGCGTCTACCACATCGACCAGACCATCCAGATCAACCGGGCCAACACCATCGTGCTCGGTCTGGGCCTGGCGACGATCATTCCGGACAACGGCGTCACCGCGATGCGCGTCGGCGATGTCGACGGCGTCCGGCTGGCCGGGTTCCTGATCGACGCCGGGACGGTCAACTCCAGCACCCTGCTGGAGGTCGGCCCGCAGGGTGCGGGCGCCGACCACGCGGCCAACCCGACCACCGTCCAGGACGTGTACATCCGGATCGGCGGCGCGGGCCCCGGCAAGGCCACCACCAGCATGGTCGTCAACAGCGACGACACGATCATCGACCACACCTGGGTGTGGCGCGCCGACCACGGAGACGGCGTCGGCTGGGAGACCAACCGGGCCGACTACGGCGTCCGCGTCAACGCCGACGACGTGCTGGCGACCGGACTGTTCGTCGAGCACTTCAACAAGTACGACGTCGAGTGGTACGGCGAGCGCGGCCGGACGATCTTCTTCCAGAACGAGAAGGCCTACGACGCGCCCAACCAGGCCGCCATCCAGAACGGCTCCACCAGGGGTTACGCGGCCTATCGCGTCGACGAATCGGTCACCACGCACGAGGCGTGGGGGCTGGGCAGCTACTGCTACTACAACGTCGACCCGAGCATCCGCCAGGACCACGGCTTCAAGGCGCCGGTGAAGCCGGGGGTGAAGTTCCACAGCCTGCTGGTGGTCTCGCTCAGCGGCAACGGCCACTACGAGCACGTCATCAACGACACGGGCCCTTCCACGGTCCCGTCCGGTACCTCCACCGTCCCGTCCACCGTCACGTCCTTCCCGTGACCGACTCCCTCCGGACCGGGCTGTCCCCGCGCCCGGCCCGGAGGGTCCTCAGAGCCTTGTCACTGAGCCGCCCGGTCCTGGAGGTTGGTCTGCCAGGCCGGGTTCGGCTCCTTCGGCTCCGTCTCCACGGGCCGTCCGCCGCGTGCGAAGAAGTCGGCGAGCGGGAGGATCGCCGCGCCGACCGTGACCGCGTCCGGGCCGAGGGTGCCCAGGTCGACGCTGACGTGCGCGGCGGGGTAGCGCAGCGAGTAGGCGGTGGCGTGGGCCCGTACGGAGTCCAGGAAGCGGCGGCCCAGTTGGAGCCCCGCCCAGCCGCCGACCAGGATGCGCTCCGGCTGGAAGAGGTTGATCAGGTCGGAGAAGCCGGCGCCCAGGTACTCGGCGGTCTCCTCCAGGATCTCCAGCGCCGTCTCGTCCGCGGGGCCCTCGGCCGGATAGGCCGCGGCGAGCATCGCCGTCAGCGCCGTCTCCTCGTCCACTCCCGTGGGCGGCCGCCCTCCCGCCTCCGCCCAGCGCTCCAGCAGCGCCTCGGCGCCCGCGTAGGCCTCCAGGCAGCCCTGGGCGCCACAGCGGCAGCGCCGCCCCCGGACCCGTACGGTCAGATGGCCCCACTCCACGGCCCGCCCCGGCCCCATGTCGGCGGAGACCACACACGCGCCGACACCGGACCCGAAGAGGACCACGGCCGCGCTCTTGGCGCCCCGCCCGGCGCCGAACCACATCTCCGCCTGGCCGAGCGTCTTGGCGCCGTTGTCGACGTAGTAGGGCACCGTCTCCGGCAGCAGTCCCGACTCCCGCAGATACCGCTCCAGCGGCACGGCGTCCCAGCCGATCGTCTGCCCGTGCACGATGGCGCCCTCCGCCGCGGAGTGCGCGACGATGCCGGGGACGCCGATGCCTACGCCCAGCAGCCCCTGCGCCGGGATCCCGGTCCGCTCCAGCACCTCGGCGATGCCCTCGCGCAGATACCGGACGACGACGTCGACGTCGTACCGGTCGACCCGCCGGGGCCCCTCCGTCGCCAGTGGCTTCTCGACCCGGGCGAGCTCGGTGAGCGCGAGGTCGAACAGCTCCACCCGGACCCGGGTCTCGCCCACGTCGATGCCGATCATGTGGCCGCTGTGCGGGCTGACCCGCAGCAGGGTGCGCGGGCGCCCGCCCACGGAATCGACGCTGCCGGCCTCCTCGACCAGTCCCTCCGCCATCAGCTCGGAGACCACGTTGCTCACCGATCCGGAGCTGAGGCCGGTGGCGGGCCCGAGCGAGAACCGGCTGAGCGGCCCGTCGAAGTACAGCCGCTGCAGCACGGCGGTGCGATTCTCCCGCCGCAGGTCACGTACCGTACGACCGCTGCGTAGTGTCACCCCTGCTCCCTCTTTCTCACGCCCGCGCCGCAACCACCTGGGCCGGGGCTCTTGACGCGATCTTAGCTTGACGCTTAACTCACGTCCTAAATTAAGCCGTGGGGGTTTCGGGTCCGCACACGGGGCGCAGCTCCGGATCCCCCTCAGGCGACAGTCGCTCCTTCCTGGAAGGCCCACTGAACTCATGCGCAGAATCAGAGCCGCAGCCATCGGCGCCGTCACCCTCTCGCTCGTCCTCACGTCGGCTGCCTGCGGCGGGGGGTCGTCCGGCTCGGAGGGCTCCAACGAGCAGCCCAAGACCCTCACCTACTGGGCCTCCAACCAGGGCGCGAGCCTGGAGGTGGACAAGAAGGTCCTCCAGCCCGAACTCGACAAGTTCGAGAAGGAGACCGGCATCAAGGTGAAGCTGGAGGTGGTGCCCTGGTCGGACCTGCTCAACCGCATCCTCACCGCCACCACTTCCGGCCAGGGCCCCGACGTCCTGAACATAGGCAACACCTGGAGCGCCTCCCTCCAGGCCACCGGCGCCCTGCTGCCCTGGGACGCGAAGAACTTCGACGCGATCGGCGGCAAGGACCGCTTCGTCGACTCCGCGCTCGGCTCCACCGGCGTCCAGGGCCAGGACCCGGCCGCCGTACCGCTGTACTCCATGGCCTACGCGCTCTACTACAACAAGAAGATGTTCGCCGACGCGGGCATCGAGAAGCCGCCGGCCACCTGGGACGAGATGGCCGAGGTCGGCAAGAAGCTGTCCAAGGACGGCAAGTGGGCGCTCGGCGCTGAGGGTTCGAACCTCTCCAACAACATCCACCAGGTGTTCGTCCTCGGCAAGCAGCACGGCGCGGACTTCTTCACCCCCGACGGCAAGGCCGACTTCACCTCCGACGGCGCCGTCGCCGCGGTGAAGCAGTACGTCGACCTGATGGCCAAGGACAAGATCATCGCGCCGGGCAACGCCGAGTACGCGCAGAACCAGTCCCTGAGCGACTTCGCCAAGGACAAGACGGCGATGGTGCTCTGGCAGACCGCCTCGGCCACCTTCAAGTCCCAGGGCATGAAGGACGACGAGTGGGGCGTCGCCCCCGCCCCCGTCCAGTCCGGCACCCCCGGCACGGGCACGAACACCAACTCCATGGTCGCCGGCATCAACATGGCCGTCTTCAAGAACACCAAGAACATCGACGGCGCCAAGAAGTTCGTGAACTTCATGACGAGCGACGCCGAGCAGAAGATCCTCAACGGCGCCTACGGCTCCATCCCGCCGGTCAAGGCCGCCCAGGAGGACCCCGCGTTCAGCGGCCCCGCGCTCGACGTCCTGCGCGAGACCCTCGCCACCAGCGCCAGCGCGCTGCCCCAGGTCCCGGAGGAGTCGCAGTTCGAGACCGTCGTGGGCACCGCCGTGAAGGAGCTGTTCGCCGACGCCGCCGCCGGCCGGGCGATCACCACCGAGTCGGTGAAGGCCAAGCTCGACAAGGCCCAGCAGCAGATGTCCACCTCGTGACGACGGATTCCACCATGACCACCACCGCTGCCTACGGCACGGGCGAGCGGACCGTACAGAAGCAGGACCCCGGAGCGGCGCCCCGCAAGCGCCGCTTCGGGCGGCTGCGCAAT
Encoded proteins:
- a CDS encoding ABC transporter substrate-binding protein; translated protein: MRRIRAAAIGAVTLSLVLTSAACGGGSSGSEGSNEQPKTLTYWASNQGASLEVDKKVLQPELDKFEKETGIKVKLEVVPWSDLLNRILTATTSGQGPDVLNIGNTWSASLQATGALLPWDAKNFDAIGGKDRFVDSALGSTGVQGQDPAAVPLYSMAYALYYNKKMFADAGIEKPPATWDEMAEVGKKLSKDGKWALGAEGSNLSNNIHQVFVLGKQHGADFFTPDGKADFTSDGAVAAVKQYVDLMAKDKIIAPGNAEYAQNQSLSDFAKDKTAMVLWQTASATFKSQGMKDDEWGVAPAPVQSGTPGTGTNTNSMVAGINMAVFKNTKNIDGAKKFVNFMTSDAEQKILNGAYGSIPPVKAAQEDPAFSGPALDVLRETLATSASALPQVPEESQFETVVGTAVKELFADAAAGRAITTESVKAKLDKAQQQMSTS
- a CDS encoding ROK family protein gives rise to the protein MTLRSGRTVRDLRRENRTAVLQRLYFDGPLSRFSLGPATGLSSGSVSNVVSELMAEGLVEEAGSVDSVGGRPRTLLRVSPHSGHMIGIDVGETRVRVELFDLALTELARVEKPLATEGPRRVDRYDVDVVVRYLREGIAEVLERTGIPAQGLLGVGIGVPGIVAHSAAEGAIVHGQTIGWDAVPLERYLRESGLLPETVPYYVDNGAKTLGQAEMWFGAGRGAKSAAVVLFGSGVGACVVSADMGPGRAVEWGHLTVRVRGRRCRCGAQGCLEAYAGAEALLERWAEAGGRPPTGVDEETALTAMLAAAYPAEGPADETALEILEETAEYLGAGFSDLINLFQPERILVGGWAGLQLGRRFLDSVRAHATAYSLRYPAAHVSVDLGTLGPDAVTVGAAILPLADFFARGGRPVETEPKEPNPAWQTNLQDRAAQ
- a CDS encoding discoidin domain-containing protein, with the translated sequence MPALGPPHRRSLVAALVLALAAALLAVLPAPRAAAAPTLLSQGKPVTASSTENAGTPATAAVDGDTGTRWSSAFADPQWIRVDLGASAALSQVELRWETAHASAYRIEISQNGTDWSTAYSTTTSTGGTETLNVSGTARYVRVFGTARATGWGYSLWEFKVYGTQDGGPTIPGGGDLGPNVHVFDPSTPGIQAKLDEVFRQQESAQFGSGRHAFLFKPGTYNGLNAQIGFYTQIAGLGLKPDDTLINGDITVDAGWFNGNATQNFWRSAENLAVNPVNGTDRWAVSQASSFRRMHVKGGLNLSPDGYGWASGGYIADSKVDGQVGNYSQQQWYTRDSSIGGWSNSVWNQVFSGTVGAPATGFPEPKYTTLANTPVSREKPFLYLDGNEYKVFAPALRTNARGTSWESGTPQGQSVPLSNFYVVKPGASAATINQAVSQGLHLLFTPGVYHIDQTIQINRANTIVLGLGLATIIPDNGVTAMRVGDVDGVRLAGFLIDAGTVNSSTLLEVGPQGAGADHAANPTTVQDVYIRIGGAGPGKATTSMVVNSDDTIIDHTWVWRADHGDGVGWETNRADYGVRVNADDVLATGLFVEHFNKYDVEWYGERGRTIFFQNEKAYDAPNQAAIQNGSTRGYAAYRVDESVTTHEAWGLGSYCYYNVDPSIRQDHGFKAPVKPGVKFHSLLVVSLSGNGHYEHVINDTGPSTVPSGTSTVPSTVTSFP